A genomic window from Streptomyces brevispora includes:
- the idi gene encoding isopentenyl-diphosphate Delta-isomerase translates to MPTTPATAANTSSDGSADAIMLELVDENGTTIGTAEKLAAHQAPGQLHRAFSVFLFDEQGRLLLQRRALGKYHSPGVWSNTCCGHPYPGEAPFAAAARRTHEELGISPSLLAEAGTVRYNHPDPASGLVEQEFNHLFVGMAQEQLRPDPEEVGETAFVSAEELAERHARAPFSAWFMTVLDAARPAIRELTGPAAGW, encoded by the coding sequence ATGCCGACCACACCAGCCACCGCGGCGAACACCTCGTCGGACGGCTCAGCAGACGCGATCATGCTCGAACTGGTCGACGAGAACGGCACCACCATCGGCACGGCGGAGAAGCTCGCCGCCCACCAGGCACCCGGTCAACTGCACCGGGCCTTCTCGGTGTTCCTGTTCGACGAGCAGGGCCGGCTGCTGCTGCAGCGGCGCGCCCTGGGCAAGTACCACTCCCCCGGCGTCTGGTCCAACACCTGTTGCGGTCACCCGTATCCGGGCGAGGCGCCCTTCGCCGCCGCCGCCCGGCGGACGCACGAGGAACTGGGCATCTCCCCCTCGCTGCTGGCCGAGGCGGGCACCGTCCGGTACAACCACCCGGACCCCGCATCGGGTCTGGTGGAGCAGGAGTTCAACCATCTCTTCGTGGGCATGGCGCAGGAGCAGCTGCGGCCGGATCCGGAGGAGGTGGGCGAGACGGCCTTCGTATCGGCGGAGGAGCTGGCCGAACGGCATGCCAGGGCGCCGTTCTCGGCCTGGTTCATGACGGTACTGGATGCCGCCCGGCCCGCGATCCGCGAGCTGACCGGCCCGGCTGCGGGCTGGTAG
- a CDS encoding DJ-1/PfpI family protein: MQIAIVLFDRFTALDAVGPYEILSRAPGAETVFVAERTGPVRNDSGSLSLVADRTLDDVPVPDLVIVPGGPGQSAQMENETLLGWLRNADATSTWTTSVCTGSLLLAAAGLLKGRRGTSHWLALETLKDYGVEPTGERVVIDGKYVTAAGVSSGIDMGLTLLGRIAGDRHAQSVQLLTEYDPQPPYDAGSPEKAPADMVEEWRAKSRFILR; this comes from the coding sequence ATGCAGATCGCCATCGTCCTCTTCGACCGCTTCACCGCGCTCGACGCCGTCGGACCGTACGAGATCCTGTCCCGCGCCCCCGGCGCCGAGACCGTCTTCGTCGCCGAACGGACAGGTCCCGTGCGCAACGACTCCGGCAGCCTGTCACTGGTCGCCGACCGGACGCTCGACGACGTCCCGGTACCCGATCTGGTGATCGTTCCCGGCGGCCCGGGGCAGAGCGCCCAGATGGAGAACGAGACACTGCTCGGCTGGCTGCGCAACGCCGATGCCACCAGCACCTGGACGACCTCCGTCTGCACCGGCTCGCTGCTGCTCGCGGCCGCCGGACTCCTGAAGGGGCGGCGAGGCACCTCGCACTGGCTCGCCCTCGAGACACTGAAGGACTACGGGGTCGAGCCGACCGGTGAACGTGTCGTCATCGACGGCAAGTACGTCACGGCCGCAGGCGTCTCGTCCGGCATCGACATGGGCCTCACCCTGCTCGGCCGGATCGCGGGCGACCGGCACGCCCAGTCGGTTCAACTGCTGACCGAGTACGACCCGCAGCCGCCGTACGACGCCGGATCCCCCGAGAAGGCGCCGGCCGACATGGTCGAGGAGTGGCGCGCCAAGAGCCGCTTCATCCTGCGATAG
- a CDS encoding SCO6745 family protein, whose amino-acid sequence MSTLPPRAGRRCHNALNPLHSTIYFSPDLGKELAGIGITDSSAAYFVARAAALGAVGPGTVTATFYNFNHALVAAHLPAVWDIATPEAVLAARLRAADSTLRRLLGEETIASPELAEAARLALRAAEGCTRHARPLYAAHADLPVPEQPHLAYWHAATLLREHRGDAHLAALLAAGLDPVEALVSHTATGKGMSPRLILATRGWCRGDWEDASARLRDRGLLTAEDKLTEAGIALRTGLEEATDRMDLAPYEHLGGAGVARLTELGRGFLGTALAAGAFPADLNG is encoded by the coding sequence ATGAGTACTCTGCCGCCCCGTGCCGGACGCCGCTGCCACAACGCCCTCAACCCGTTGCACTCCACGATCTACTTCTCCCCCGACCTCGGCAAGGAACTCGCGGGGATCGGGATCACCGACTCCTCCGCCGCGTACTTCGTCGCACGTGCGGCCGCTCTGGGTGCCGTCGGCCCGGGAACGGTCACCGCGACCTTCTACAACTTCAACCACGCACTCGTGGCCGCGCACCTGCCCGCCGTCTGGGACATCGCCACACCCGAGGCCGTGCTGGCGGCGCGGCTGCGTGCCGCCGACTCGACGCTGCGCCGGCTCCTCGGCGAGGAGACCATCGCCTCCCCCGAACTGGCCGAGGCCGCACGGCTGGCACTGCGCGCGGCCGAGGGCTGCACGCGACACGCCCGGCCGTTGTACGCGGCGCACGCCGATCTCCCGGTGCCCGAGCAGCCGCACCTGGCGTACTGGCATGCCGCGACGCTGCTGCGTGAGCACCGCGGTGACGCCCACCTCGCCGCGCTCCTGGCGGCCGGTCTCGACCCGGTCGAGGCCCTGGTCAGCCACACCGCCACCGGCAAGGGCATGTCGCCGCGCCTGATCCTGGCCACCCGTGGATGGTGCCGCGGCGACTGGGAGGACGCCTCCGCACGGCTGCGCGATCGCGGACTGCTCACCGCCGAGGACAAGTTGACGGAGGCGGGCATCGCGCTGCGGACCGGCCTGGAGGAGGCCACGGACCGGATGGACCTGGCTCCGTACGAGCATCTCGGCGGCGCGGGCGTGGCCCGTCTGACCGAGCTGGGGCGCGGGTTCCTCGGCACGGCGCTGGCGGCGGGTGCGTTCCCGGCCGATCTGAACGGCTAG
- a CDS encoding NAD-dependent epimerase/dehydratase family protein, whose product MTWLITGGAGYIGAHVVRAMEGAGERVVVLDDLSTGDPDRLPAGVPLVRGSTADRALLDRVLAGHAVTGVIHLAAKKQVGESVEKPLLYYRENIGGLTVPLEAVAAAGVRSFLFSSSAAVYGVPEAELITEEAPCVPINPYGETKLAGEWLVRAAGQAHGLSTGCLRYFNVAGAAEPELSDSCDRISGELGWAARRGVREMVASAWQGRLRRHPAESAR is encoded by the coding sequence ATGACTTGGCTGATCACAGGCGGAGCGGGATATATCGGGGCACATGTGGTGCGGGCCATGGAGGGGGCCGGGGAGCGGGTGGTCGTGCTCGACGACCTTTCGACGGGCGACCCGGACCGGCTGCCGGCCGGGGTCCCGCTGGTCCGGGGCTCGACGGCCGACCGCGCACTGCTGGACCGGGTGCTGGCGGGGCACGCGGTGACCGGTGTGATCCATCTCGCGGCGAAGAAGCAGGTCGGCGAATCCGTCGAAAAGCCGCTCCTGTACTACCGGGAGAACATCGGCGGGCTGACCGTCCCCCTGGAGGCCGTCGCGGCCGCCGGGGTGCGGAGCTTCCTGTTCTCCTCCTCGGCCGCGGTGTACGGCGTACCGGAGGCGGAGTTGATCACCGAGGAGGCTCCCTGCGTCCCGATCAACCCGTACGGGGAGACCAAGCTCGCCGGGGAGTGGCTGGTGCGGGCGGCCGGGCAGGCACACGGGCTGTCCACCGGCTGCCTGCGGTACTTCAACGTGGCGGGCGCGGCCGAGCCGGAACTGTCGGACTCCTGTGACCGGATCTCCGGGGAACTGGGCTGGGCGGCCCGGCGCGGGGTGCGCGAGATGGTCGCGTCGGCCTGGCAGGGCCGACTGCGTCGCCACCCCGCCGAGTCCGCCCGATGA
- a CDS encoding GNAT family N-acetyltransferase, with protein sequence MTDSKESKHEEPSRSPHDREPEQPLSGDGTTRWTTRPETAADTGAVYAVNAAAFPTDAEARLVDALRDDPQAWLPGLSYVAEAADGSVAAHALLTRCLVGGAPALALAPVATAPEHQRRGAGQAVVRALLDAARLRPEPLVLVLGHPEYYPRFGFVPASRYGIRPGFEVPDEAMMALVLDDSGPVPRGTIQYPAAFGV encoded by the coding sequence TTGACCGACAGCAAAGAATCCAAGCACGAGGAACCGTCCCGCTCCCCGCACGACCGCGAGCCGGAGCAGCCCCTTTCCGGTGACGGCACCACCCGCTGGACGACCCGTCCCGAGACGGCGGCGGACACCGGCGCGGTGTACGCGGTCAACGCCGCGGCGTTCCCGACGGACGCGGAGGCCCGTCTGGTCGACGCGTTGCGCGACGATCCCCAGGCATGGCTGCCCGGGCTCTCCTACGTCGCCGAGGCGGCCGACGGATCCGTGGCCGCCCACGCCTTGCTGACCCGCTGCCTGGTCGGGGGCGCACCGGCGCTGGCACTGGCCCCGGTGGCCACGGCTCCGGAGCACCAACGCCGGGGCGCTGGGCAGGCCGTCGTGCGGGCCCTGCTCGATGCGGCGCGACTGCGCCCGGAGCCACTGGTCCTGGTGCTCGGCCATCCCGAGTACTACCCGAGGTTCGGCTTCGTGCCCGCGTCGCGGTACGGAATCCGGCCGGGCTTCGAGGTGCCGGACGAGGCGATGATGGCGCTGGTCCTCGATGATTCCGGGCCGGTTCCCCGGGGCACGATTCAGTACCCGGCCGCGTTCGGGGTCTGA
- a CDS encoding iron-containing alcohol dehydrogenase family protein: MPVLTRLIPSPVFVDISRGAMDDLAGLLADQRISASGKLAIAISGGSGQALREKLAPALPGADWYSVAGGNIDAAVQLADDIKGKRYDAVVGLGGGKIIDVAKYAAARVGLPLVSVATNLAHDGLCSPVATLDNDNGRGSYGVPMPIAMVIDLSVIREAPDRFVRSGVGDAISNISAIADWELSHQVNNEQIDGLAAAMARTAGEAVLRHPGTVADDEFLTVLAESLVLSGIAISISGDTRPSSGACHEISHAFDLLFPKRAASHGEQVGLGAAFAMYLRGAHEESGLFAEVLRRHGLPVLPGEIGFTAEEFVQAVEYAPQTRPGRFTVLEHLSLSTDQIRDAYADYAKTISS; this comes from the coding sequence GTGCCAGTACTGACCCGACTCATCCCGTCCCCGGTCTTCGTCGACATCAGCCGCGGTGCGATGGACGACCTGGCCGGCCTCCTCGCCGACCAGCGGATCTCCGCCTCCGGGAAGCTCGCCATCGCGATCAGCGGCGGCTCCGGACAGGCCCTGCGGGAGAAGCTCGCACCGGCCCTGCCGGGTGCCGACTGGTACAGCGTCGCGGGCGGCAACATCGACGCCGCCGTGCAGCTGGCCGACGACATCAAGGGCAAGCGGTACGACGCCGTGGTCGGCCTCGGCGGCGGCAAGATCATCGACGTGGCGAAGTACGCCGCGGCCCGGGTCGGCCTGCCGCTGGTCTCGGTCGCCACGAACCTCGCCCACGACGGCCTCTGCTCACCCGTCGCGACCCTGGACAACGACAACGGACGCGGCTCGTACGGCGTCCCGATGCCGATCGCCATGGTCATCGACCTCTCGGTGATCCGGGAGGCCCCGGACCGCTTCGTTCGCTCCGGTGTCGGCGACGCGATCTCCAACATCTCCGCGATCGCCGACTGGGAGCTCTCGCACCAGGTCAACAACGAGCAGATCGACGGGCTGGCCGCCGCCATGGCCCGTACCGCGGGCGAAGCCGTACTGCGTCACCCCGGCACCGTCGCCGACGACGAGTTCCTCACCGTCCTCGCCGAGTCGCTGGTGCTCTCCGGCATCGCCATCTCGATCAGCGGCGACACCCGCCCCTCGTCCGGCGCCTGCCACGAGATCAGTCACGCCTTCGACCTGCTCTTCCCCAAGCGGGCCGCCAGCCACGGCGAGCAGGTCGGCCTCGGCGCCGCCTTCGCCATGTACCTGCGCGGAGCCCACGAGGAGTCGGGGCTCTTCGCCGAGGTCCTGCGCCGGCACGGCCTGCCGGTCCTGCCCGGGGAGATCGGCTTCACCGCCGAGGAGTTCGTCCAGGCCGTCGAGTACGCCCCGCAGACCCGTCCGGGACGCTTCACGGTCCTGGAACACCTCAGCCTGTCCACCGACCAGATCAGGGACGCGTACGCCGACTATGCCAAGACCATCAGTAGCTGA
- a CDS encoding CDP-alcohol phosphatidyltransferase family protein, with protein MPRPSVAELRPVVHPPGVKDRRSGEHWAGRIYMREVSLRVDRYLVNTKVTPNQLTYLMTVAGVLAAPALLVPGITGALLGVLMVQLYLLLDCVDGELARWKKQFSLGGVYLDRVGAYLCDAAVLVGFGLRAADLWGSGRIDWLWAFLGTLAALGAILIKAETDLVGVARHQGGLPPVKEAASEPRSSGMAFARRAAGALKFHRLILCVEASLVILVAAVLDAVRDDLYFSRLAVAVLAGIALLQTLLHLVSVLASSRLK; from the coding sequence ATGCCAAGACCATCAGTAGCTGAACTTCGCCCGGTCGTTCACCCCCCGGGCGTCAAGGACCGGCGCAGCGGCGAACACTGGGCGGGCCGGATCTACATGCGCGAGGTCTCGCTGCGCGTGGACCGGTACCTGGTGAACACCAAGGTCACGCCCAACCAGCTGACCTACCTGATGACCGTCGCGGGTGTGCTCGCCGCTCCGGCCCTGCTCGTTCCGGGCATCACCGGTGCGCTGCTCGGCGTCCTCATGGTGCAGCTGTATCTGCTGCTCGACTGCGTCGACGGTGAGCTGGCCCGCTGGAAGAAGCAGTTCTCGCTGGGCGGGGTCTACCTGGACCGGGTCGGCGCCTACCTCTGCGACGCGGCCGTGCTGGTCGGTTTCGGCCTGCGCGCCGCCGACCTGTGGGGCAGCGGACGGATCGACTGGCTGTGGGCCTTCCTGGGCACCCTCGCGGCCCTGGGCGCCATCCTGATCAAGGCCGAGACCGACCTCGTCGGCGTCGCACGCCACCAGGGCGGGCTGCCGCCGGTCAAGGAGGCGGCGTCCGAGCCGCGCTCGTCCGGCATGGCGTTCGCCCGAAGGGCCGCCGGTGCGCTCAAGTTCCACCGGCTGATCCTCTGCGTCGAGGCGTCACTGGTGATCCTGGTCGCGGCCGTCCTGGACGCGGTCAGGGACGACCTCTACTTCAGCCGCCTCGCGGTCGCGGTGCTGGCCGGCATCGCCCTGCTGCAGACCCTCCTCCACCTCGTGTCGGTCCTGGCATCGAGCAGGCTGAAGTGA
- a CDS encoding DUF5941 domain-containing protein gives MPGALTVQPEARPALVRALSSTGQAVGEGAPTGPPDAAAAVADRTVPGRLAATMGAEVQHPELGSLVAAVPEDEDARATALSAVAAVDDEAVRLRSAVKARDGFFTTYCISPYSRYLARWCARRGLTPNQVTTASLLTALVAAGCAATGTRGGYVAAGLLLLFSFVLDCTDGQLARYSLQYSTMGAWLDATFDRAKEYAYYAGLALGAARGGDDVWALALGAMVLQSCRHVIDFSFNEANHDAVANSSPTAALSDKLDSVGWTVWLRRMIVLPIGERWAMIAVLTALTTPRIVFYALLVGCAFAACYTTAGRLLRSLTRKARRTDRAAQALADLADSGPLAQFVAARGPRIPGAWTAPVVAVVGAGALIAAALQQPFGSRQMIVAAVFYAICSGIAVAGPLEGALDWLVPPVFRAAEYCTILALAARSDIDGALPAAFGLISAVAYHHYDTVYRIRGGTGAPPQWLVRTIGGHEGRTLVVTVLAAVFTGASGFTVALTALAVAVALVALVESIRFWVSSGAPAVHDEGEPA, from the coding sequence GTGCCCGGCGCGCTCACCGTGCAGCCCGAGGCGCGACCCGCGCTGGTCCGCGCCCTGAGCAGCACCGGCCAGGCCGTCGGTGAGGGCGCACCCACCGGCCCGCCTGACGCCGCCGCCGCGGTCGCCGACCGCACCGTGCCCGGCCGGCTCGCCGCCACGATGGGCGCCGAGGTGCAGCACCCGGAGCTCGGCTCGCTCGTCGCGGCCGTACCGGAGGACGAGGACGCACGCGCCACCGCGCTCTCCGCGGTCGCCGCCGTCGACGACGAGGCGGTCCGGCTGCGCAGCGCCGTGAAGGCCCGCGACGGCTTCTTCACCACGTACTGCATCAGCCCGTACTCGCGCTACCTCGCCCGCTGGTGCGCGCGCCGCGGGCTCACCCCGAACCAGGTCACCACGGCGTCACTGCTGACCGCCCTGGTCGCGGCCGGCTGCGCGGCCACCGGTACCCGCGGCGGGTACGTCGCCGCCGGCCTGCTGCTGCTCTTCTCCTTCGTCCTGGACTGCACCGACGGGCAGCTCGCCCGCTACTCGCTCCAGTACTCGACGATGGGCGCCTGGCTCGACGCCACCTTCGACCGCGCCAAGGAGTACGCCTACTACGCGGGCCTCGCACTCGGCGCCGCCCGCGGTGGCGACGACGTCTGGGCACTGGCGCTCGGCGCGATGGTGCTCCAGTCCTGCCGTCATGTCATCGACTTCTCGTTCAACGAGGCGAACCACGACGCGGTGGCGAACTCCAGCCCCACGGCCGCCCTCTCCGACAAGCTCGACAGCGTCGGCTGGACGGTCTGGCTGCGCCGGATGATCGTGCTCCCGATCGGTGAGCGCTGGGCGATGATCGCCGTACTGACGGCGCTCACCACCCCCCGGATCGTCTTCTACGCACTGCTCGTCGGCTGCGCCTTCGCCGCCTGCTACACCACCGCGGGCCGGCTGCTGCGTTCCCTGACCCGCAAGGCCCGCCGCACCGACCGGGCCGCCCAGGCCCTCGCGGACCTCGCCGACTCCGGCCCGCTCGCCCAGTTCGTGGCGGCCCGCGGCCCCCGGATCCCGGGCGCCTGGACCGCCCCGGTGGTGGCGGTCGTCGGCGCCGGGGCGCTCATCGCCGCCGCGCTGCAGCAGCCGTTCGGCAGCCGGCAGATGATCGTCGCCGCGGTCTTCTACGCGATCTGCTCCGGCATAGCCGTGGCCGGCCCCCTCGAGGGCGCGCTCGACTGGCTCGTTCCCCCGGTCTTCCGGGCGGCCGAGTACTGCACGATCCTCGCCCTGGCAGCCCGCAGCGACATCGACGGAGCGCTTCCCGCGGCCTTCGGACTCATATCGGCCGTCGCCTACCATCACTACGACACGGTGTACCGCATTCGAGGCGGCACCGGTGCGCCGCCCCAGTGGCTCGTGCGCACGATCGGCGGGCACGAGGGCCGGACCCTGGTGGTGACCGTCCTGGCAGCCGTGTTCACCGGAGCCTCGGGCTTCACCGTGGCCCTCACCGCTCTCGCGGTGGCCGTGGCACTGGTCGCGCTGGTGGAGTCCATCCGCTTCTGGGTGTCCTCCGGGGCACCCGCCGTTCACGACGAAGGAGAACCCGCATGA
- a CDS encoding ATP-binding protein, whose translation MESRGSVPARPVSYEGVWRFTAPATDVSVPQARHAVRDLLDRQGVPLDEDIAQGLLLIVSELVTNAVKHAALLSPELAVEVAVGAEWIRVSVEDNHPYRPTALETDYAQTGGRGLLLVREITREAGGACDVAHTAGGGKVIWAALPLTVGP comes from the coding sequence ATGGAGAGCCGCGGGAGTGTCCCCGCCAGGCCCGTGTCGTACGAAGGGGTCTGGCGGTTCACCGCCCCGGCCACGGACGTCTCCGTACCCCAGGCCCGGCACGCCGTACGCGATCTGCTGGACCGCCAGGGCGTACCGCTGGACGAAGACATCGCCCAGGGGCTGCTGCTCATCGTCTCCGAGCTGGTCACCAACGCCGTGAAGCATGCGGCTCTGCTCTCCCCGGAGCTCGCCGTGGAGGTGGCTGTGGGTGCCGAATGGATCAGGGTGTCCGTCGAGGACAACCATCCCTACCGCCCGACGGCGCTGGAGACCGACTACGCGCAGACGGGCGGGCGCGGACTGTTGCTGGTCCGGGAAATCACCCGGGAGGCGGGCGGGGCCTGCGACGTGGCGCACACCGCAGGCGGCGGAAAGGTCATCTGGGCGGCGCTTCCGCTCACCGTGGGCCCCTGA
- a CDS encoding sugar phosphate nucleotidyltransferase codes for MIGLVLAAGAGRRLRPYTDTLPKALVPVDGEKTVLDLTLANFAEIGLTEVAIVVGYRKEAVYDRKEELEAKYGLKIVLVDNDKAEEWNNAYSLWCAREVLKRGVILANGDTVHPVSVERTLLEARGKGQKIILALDTVKNLADEEMKVVADPAKGVQRITKLMDPADATGEYIGVTLIEAEAAEELADALKATFERDPDLYYEDGYQELVNRGFTVDVAPIGEVTWVEIDNHDDLAKGREIACQY; via the coding sequence ATGATCGGCCTCGTACTGGCAGCCGGCGCAGGACGGCGCCTGCGCCCCTACACCGACACGCTTCCCAAGGCGCTCGTGCCGGTGGACGGCGAGAAGACGGTCCTCGATCTCACGCTGGCCAACTTCGCCGAGATCGGGCTCACCGAGGTCGCGATCGTCGTCGGCTACCGCAAGGAGGCCGTCTACGACCGCAAGGAGGAGCTGGAGGCGAAGTACGGCCTCAAGATCGTCCTCGTGGACAACGACAAGGCCGAGGAGTGGAACAACGCCTACTCCCTGTGGTGTGCCCGTGAGGTCCTCAAGCGTGGCGTGATCCTCGCCAACGGCGACACCGTGCACCCGGTCTCCGTCGAGCGGACCCTGCTGGAGGCACGCGGCAAGGGTCAGAAGATCATCCTCGCCCTCGACACGGTGAAGAACCTCGCCGACGAGGAGATGAAGGTCGTCGCCGACCCCGCGAAGGGTGTTCAGCGCATCACCAAGCTGATGGACCCGGCCGACGCCACCGGCGAGTACATCGGGGTCACCCTCATCGAGGCCGAGGCCGCCGAGGAGCTTGCCGACGCCCTGAAGGCGACGTTCGAGCGGGACCCGGACCTGTACTACGAGGACGGCTACCAGGAGCTCGTCAACCGCGGCTTCACCGTCGACGTGGCCCCCATCGGCGAGGTCACCTGGGTCGAGATCGACAACCACGACGACCTCGCGAAGGGCCGGGAGATCGCGTGCCAGTACTGA
- a CDS encoding cation diffusion facilitator family transporter, translating to MGAGHDHGHTHGGPAPTGTAAAAYQGRLRIALGITLAVTVTEIVGGLLSGSLALIADAAHMATDSLGLGMALLAIHFANKPAGPNRTFGYARAEILAALANCLLLLGVGGYLLFEAVDRFVNPAETRGGLTIAFALVGLVANMVSLSLLMRGQKDSLNVRGAYLEVLADTLGSMTVLVSAGIILATGWQAADPIASLLIGLMIVPRTVRLLRETLNVLLESAPKGVDMGEVRDHITALPGVLDVHDLHAWTITSGMPVLSAHVVVHQELLDSIGHEKLLHELQGCLGDHFDVEHCTFQLEPSGHAEHEARLCR from the coding sequence ATGGGGGCTGGGCACGATCACGGACATACGCACGGCGGACCCGCACCCACCGGTACCGCGGCCGCCGCGTACCAGGGGCGGTTGCGGATCGCGCTGGGCATCACGCTGGCCGTGACGGTCACGGAGATCGTCGGGGGGCTGCTGTCCGGCTCCCTCGCGCTGATCGCCGACGCGGCCCATATGGCGACCGACTCGCTGGGCCTCGGCATGGCCCTGCTGGCGATCCACTTCGCCAACAAGCCGGCCGGACCGAACCGGACCTTCGGCTACGCCCGCGCCGAGATCCTCGCCGCACTCGCCAACTGTCTGCTGCTGCTCGGGGTCGGCGGCTATCTCCTGTTCGAGGCGGTGGATCGCTTCGTCAACCCGGCCGAGACCAGGGGCGGGCTGACGATCGCCTTCGCCCTGGTCGGCCTGGTGGCGAACATGGTGTCGCTGTCGCTGCTGATGCGCGGGCAGAAGGACAGCCTCAATGTGCGGGGCGCCTATCTGGAGGTGCTCGCGGACACCCTCGGTTCGATGACCGTGCTGGTCTCGGCGGGCATCATCCTGGCCACCGGCTGGCAGGCTGCGGACCCGATCGCCTCGCTGCTCATCGGGCTCATGATCGTTCCGCGTACGGTGAGGCTGCTCAGGGAGACCCTGAACGTTCTGCTGGAGTCGGCGCCCAAGGGGGTCGACATGGGTGAGGTGCGCGACCACATCACGGCCCTGCCCGGGGTGCTGGACGTCCATGACCTCCACGCCTGGACGATCACCTCCGGCATGCCGGTGCTCTCCGCCCATGTCGTGGTGCACCAGGAACTGCTCGACTCGATCGGGCACGAGAAGCTCCTCCACGAACTGCAGGGCTGTCTCGGCGACCACTTCGATGTCGAGCACTGCACCTTCCAGCTGGAGCCCAGCGGGCATGCCGAGCACGAGGCGAGACTCTGCCGCTGA
- a CDS encoding enoyl-CoA hydratase/isomerase family protein gives MDRTEPRLEHTVAGGVATVVISNPAKRNALTAAMWQSLPVLLEALAADSSVRALVLTGAGDTFCAGADISSLGDPAGAPQGLAVAAEEALAAFPRPTLAAVRGYCVGGGSQLAAACDLRFAEEGASFGVTPAKLGIVYAASSTRRLVALTGPATAKHLLFSGELIGTDRALRTGLVDEVLPAGELDKRVEAYVRVLVSRSQLTQAAAKEFAAGREDRDAHWADQARRSGDTAEGVAAFLERRAPSFTWPSQA, from the coding sequence ATGGACCGTACGGAACCCCGGCTGGAGCACACCGTCGCGGGCGGCGTCGCCACCGTCGTGATCAGCAACCCCGCCAAGCGCAACGCGCTGACGGCCGCGATGTGGCAGTCGCTGCCCGTGCTGCTCGAAGCGCTGGCCGCCGACTCCTCGGTGCGTGCGCTGGTACTGACGGGCGCCGGGGACACCTTCTGCGCCGGTGCGGACATCTCCTCGCTCGGCGACCCCGCGGGTGCCCCGCAGGGTCTGGCGGTGGCGGCCGAGGAGGCGCTGGCCGCCTTCCCCCGGCCGACGCTCGCCGCGGTGCGCGGCTACTGCGTGGGCGGGGGAAGCCAGTTGGCGGCCGCCTGCGATCTGCGGTTCGCCGAGGAGGGCGCGTCGTTCGGCGTGACACCGGCCAAGCTCGGGATCGTCTACGCCGCGTCGTCGACCCGTCGGCTGGTCGCGCTGACGGGGCCGGCGACGGCGAAGCACCTGCTGTTCTCCGGCGAGCTGATCGGTACGGACCGGGCGCTGCGGACCGGTCTGGTCGATGAGGTGCTGCCCGCCGGCGAGCTGGACAAGCGGGTCGAGGCGTATGTACGGGTCCTGGTGTCCCGTTCGCAGTTGACCCAGGCGGCCGCGAAGGAGTTCGCCGCGGGGCGCGAGGACCGGGACGCCCATTGGGCGGACCAGGCGCGCCGCAGCGGCGACACCGCGGAGGGGGTCGCCGCTTTCCTGGAACGGCGCGCGCCAAGCTTCACCTGGCCGTCCCAGGCGTGA